The genomic DNA ATCCAGGTATGCCGTTCAAAAGAATGCTTCTGCATTTTTGGGTCTTCTGTTAGATAAACTGATGTAGTTTTGTGATGCTATTGCAGAATCCCAATGCACTCGATAGCAAGGTTCTGTCTGATTTTGATCATGTTAGAAATAATCTGGCAGTTGATAATGAAGGTAAATATGTTAGTTTCTAGATAATGTAACTCTTGATAGATGGGAATTAAGTGGTTCCGTTATTCTTGTTTTCATAGATTTGAAGAAAATGAGTGAAGATCCAACCTACAACATTAATATATCTGGTGATATTAAGCAAATGCTTCAAGAACTAGGAACTGAAAAGGGGAAGTTGGTTGCACTGCATGGCGGAGGTGGAGAAAAAGCAAAAAAAGAACGAGCTGCTGCACTATCTGCTATTCTAGAATCAAGATCGCGTGTGAAAGAAGATTCACAATCTGGTGCAAATGGAGACTCCAAACCTGTTCAGTCCTTTAGCATTGTAGATGTTGCATCTGCTTCTGTTCATGGGAGAAGTGCAGCTGCAGCAAAATCAGCTTCTAGTGATAAGACAACTGCTCGAATTGCTTTGCACATGGCAGGTGAACGGGTGCCTGTAAATGCTAAGCTTGTATGCCCACTTTTCTAtggttaatttatttttattttttttacaatattTATCTGCACATGTACCATTGACTTCTGGCATGTTTCTGGCTTCATTTGTAATGTGGATAGGTCCTTGTTCGTGTATTATTTTAACACCTAATGGGAGATGTTGACAATTTCAGGTTAAAAGCCGTTTTACCACTGGTGCTGCCTCGCGCTCATTCACCTCTACTGCTTATGATCCAGTTACACAAAACGAATTCGAATATGTCAAAGTTGAAAAGAATCCAAAGAAGAAAGGATATATTCAGTTGCACACAACCCATGGAGACTTAAATCTAGAGCTACATTGTGACATAACTCCCAGAGCATGTGAAAACTTTATTACACATTGTGAAAACAGTTATTATAATGGTGTAGCTTTCCACCGCAGCATTAGGTGAGTGTCTTTGATGCAACACATTCTCTGCTTCTATTTCCTAAATGAATTCAGAAAATTTACAAATCCTGTTCTGTAGGAATTTCATGATTCAAGGAGGTGATCCCACAGGTACTGGAAGGGGAGGACAGTCCATCTGGGGTAAGCCTTTCAAAGATGAGTTGAATTCAAAATTACTACACTCAGGAAGGGGTATTCTCAGCATGGCCAACAGTGGACCCCATACCAATGGTTCCCAGTTCTTCATTCTTTACAAGTCAGCCAGCCATTTGAATTTTAAGCACACAGTGTTTGGTTCTGTTGTTGGTGGTTTGAACACGCTTACTGCAATGGAAAAGGTTcctgttgatgatgatgataggcCTATGGTGAGCAATCATTTTTCCtggttttttattttagtttgtgTGATGCTTTACTAAATCAACTTTTCCCAGTTGATCATCCTTAGTTTAGTTTTGAAGTACATGTTTAATCTTGTTCTATTTGGCTAGTATCTGATCTGTTCTTCAAGCTTTTTTGTTTTATTGCTTGATGGcaaagaagtttatatgacaaaatttttagatttttttgtcTTAAATGTTTATAGTTGATTGAATTCTTTTGTATGATACATCCTCCATAAATTTGTTTCGTGAAGACCATAAAATCTGTATCACTTCAATCTACAACCTATCTTCATAGTGTTTTGTTACTGAGAATATAGAATACAACCTGAACCCATGTCTCACATCTTTGTGTTTTGATATCATGGATAACTTTAAAATCATTGCTTTATAAAAGGGTTTATCATGGTTTAAAGTGCCGTGTTGAGACGGGCGAAGCATCTTGTTCCGCCCAGTGACCGACACCGACATGACCCCGACACCCGACTCACGACAGTTGTGACGTGTTGCGCGGCCCCGTGGTCGCAACGGAGGGGTCGCTCAACCTCACAACAACAGCCAAGGGGTTGCATAACCCTTCCGTTGCCGTCGTGGAGGTGTCGCGCGACCCTTCCGCCGCTACAGAGGGGTCGCACGACTATCGAGGTTGTGCTGGAGGAGTCACATGATCCCCACGGCCATGACTGAGGGGTCGTGCAACTCAGCGGCAGCGCCGAAGTTATGCAAACTCCCGAGTGGTGtcggatttcagattttttttaattaaacttaggttaattattttaatcaactcctaactatgaTGGAGATAATTAAAGAGGTTTTATTAAATCCTAATAaacttatctaattaattttatatttcatttattttaatttaaaaattataataacttttttatttatttatttatttatctattttcatattttttcctttttttaagaatattatttattt from Zingiber officinale cultivar Zhangliang chromosome 4A, Zo_v1.1, whole genome shotgun sequence includes the following:
- the LOC121971728 gene encoding peptidyl-prolyl cis-trans isomerase CYP65-like — its product is MGKKQHSKDRMYITKTEWATEWGGAKSKDNSLPFKQLPFYCCSLTFLPFEDPVCTSDGSVFDLMSIVPYIKKYGKHPISGAAFREEDLIPLTFHKNPDGEYQCPVLNKVFTEFTHIIAVKTTGNVFCYEAIKELNLKTKNWKELLTDEPFTKDDLITIQNPNALDSKVLSDFDHVRNNLAVDNEDLKKMSEDPTYNINISGDIKQMLQELGTEKGKLVALHGGGGEKAKKERAAALSAILESRSRVKEDSQSGANGDSKPVQSFSIVDVASASVHGRSAAAAKSASSDKTTARIALHMAGERVPVNAKLVKSRFTTGAASRSFTSTAYDPVTQNEFEYVKVEKNPKKKGYIQLHTTHGDLNLELHCDITPRACENFITHCENSYYNGVAFHRSIRNFMIQGGDPTGTGRGGQSIWGKPFKDELNSKLLHSGRGILSMANSGPHTNGSQFFILYKSASHLNFKHTVFGSVVGGLNTLTAMEKVPVDDDDRPMEEIKITSVTIFVNPYTEIDEEEVKAEEEKHDQEKDKVGSWYSKPSVGVAGSMGVPGGIGKYLKTKTSTSTDSSVANVARSDDSTKKRKVEASNVEFKNFSNW